DNA from Eucalyptus grandis isolate ANBG69807.140 chromosome 5, ASM1654582v1, whole genome shotgun sequence:
gcccttagttaCTAAATCACAACAAATTTCGGAGTAGGAATACTAAACTCGTGAATCTTGAACTGAGAATCGAATTGAATCATAGAGTTCGGCAAAACATATAATTTCTATGTCATGCACGCGAAAGTTGAGGGAAAATTCCAAGGAGTGTAGGACAAGGTTTCTGTGTATAGAAAGATTCTGCAACCCGTTGGTTTTGTAAGCACGAGGATCGTCCCTTAACTCCTGCTGTGTATATGATAATAATTCTTAACCTAATTAAATGATAATATTTGCTCGAACAACAtatgtttaaatagattttaCTAGCCAGATGGTGATTAAATGGAGATAAGAGAgataaggacaaaaaaaaaaattcttattagCATAGTCAAATGAAGTGGGTTCGCATGATCTGACAATGTATATAAGCTAAGCTCGCATGATCCCAGTGTATCTATTACTTGCCCATGATAATGTATCGATGAATGTGGATTTCTCACATGTTCGTCATCAGGACAAGTGGCCTTCGAGTTTGTGCATTtgttcaaagaaagaaaagcttatGTTCAATTTACATCTTTCTCTATGATCATACATATTCACTTTACCTTGTCACACGAATTAAATGAAAAGTTTTTCATATGGTCCGTAATTATACCataaaaatttcacatgatatcaaaacagaaaaataacgcCGTCAGATATATTAGTTGGCActacatctttctttttctttttttctttttttgacctTTTGCTTCTACTTTGGCTCTTAGATCAATTTGGATATTCAACCTCTTTCTTCAACCTAGATAGAGaaagttttcaaaaaagttctgaatatattgtatttttgctaattcaattataagcctttttaatttggctaatctAGTCGTAAACCCCTTttacaatttgccaattgagcTTTTTCAACcgattttgattgaaaattattgacatggatgTCCATCATGTCACTAAGATGGCCAATACCTAGtggacaatttttgaaatttctttttttcctttttccttgcttttatttcattttgccAACGGGGTCACCATAGTCGGTAGTGGCCCTCGTCAagacaatggaaaaaaaaatgcaaagaaaagagaaaaaaaatagaaaaatttatgaaagttgTTGATGTTAGTGTGGGCAATGTCACAAAAACAGCCAACATCTACATTAGCGTTTTCcagttaaaattgatcaaaatgactCAATTCAAAAAACCACTAGGATTCGCTCCAgtagccacccttccaacatggaagggggaggtgaggggtttaAATCACCACCTTCTTGACGGGGGATGGAGTGGGGAcacgtaagtttcaggagtgggtttcgactcccactcCCTGCAAGAGACAGGgcagtaggaatagagtagaactgaccaaaaaaaaaacaatctatcaaaaggtttataaccaaattggcataaataaatagatttaggacttaatttaGTAATTATCCCAATCTGAAACAAATGCATGCGTGCTCCTGTTTTAAGATCACGTGTAAttcttttcacaattttttttttttttaaacttaatgGTCGAGTATACAATATCTTCTCCAGCTTTGATTATCTATGATAATTTGATGCCAGAATTGGGAATAAAAGCTGATGACTAAGCGACAATAACTAGGCTTGACGCTGATCATGAGAAGTGcaatttaggaaataatttgGGAAGTGATCTAAGTCGACAAAGTGATCCACCTAGCATTACTCCTAGTCCGAGGCGCatgtttccttttcctctccttACAACGTTAATCTTTTCGAAACTTCCTAGAGCTAGGATTCATCCAAGCACTGCTTAAATAGGAACCCGGAACCTCTTCCTCAGTCACTGCGACACTTACAAATGAGTTCACGAGCCACAATCACCCTTCCGATTCCACTGGCCAGGACCGCCCAAGACAAAGATTTTCTAACCAAGAACTGCTCTAAGCCTTCTCGAGAGCCGTACAATCTTCTCTCCGACGAGGAATTCTTCCGTGCGCTCGTCGACTTCCAATGGGATACCACGGAGTCAAGCTCGGTCAAGGCTTCTGCACCGGCTGCTACCCCCGACAGCAAGGATCGCAGCGGCCGCGCGGTCAGCAAGGATGGCTGTACAGCTAGATTGGACCCTGCCTGGTTTGAGGCTGATCTTAGCCTCTTGGACCTTCTGCAAGTCATCCGCATGGAGCATCAAAATACTCTTCGCAAAGAATGATTTTAGTGTGAAATCTTTGGGATCATGAGAGATTTTGCTGTGTTTGAACTTTTTGCCTAGATGTTGACGTGATTTTGTTAATAGTATCATCCCATTACGACTAACTGTGTTGCCTTCATGGTTTAAACAGAATCACGATAATGAATCTTGAACTGAGAATCAAATCGAATTGTAGGGTTTGGCGAAACATATAGTTTTTGTGTCATGCACACTAGAGTTAAGGAAAATTCCAAGAAGTGTAGGACAAGATTTCTGTGCATAGAAAGATATCTCAGCCCGTTGGTTTTGTGAGCACAAGGATCGTGTTTTGAACATACAAAGTTTCGCCGGATTGCAAAGcataagattttttttgttttttcaagcTATAACATACACGGTAAATTACAACAGAACTCCATAAATTTCAGTCGAATTCATTGGTATGTGTCCGATTGTCCATTCAACAGTGAATTACCAGAGTCTCTTTGCAATTCAGTAGATTACAAGTCATCTTATCGATACATATCGTTTCGGCCTCAGATCAAACTAAACCATAAGGTACGATTGGTGAATTGAGTCTAGTAGCTACGGTAATTTCTCCGGAAACACATCCTGCAGCAATGTGCATAATGAATGGTCTAACTAGCTCCTCTGACATGAATTCATCCTTCCTATTTCTAAAGGACATCCAATCTCACCTGGCAAAACTCATGGTGTAACTTCAACTGAACAAGCTCTCCTAGCTTGGGTCTAACATACGCCTTCCTGCAAAGAACCCCTTTCCATATATACACAGTCAACAAAAAGCATggacatttgtaataaattcaGGGGCACGAATTGAAGCCATTCGCCTTACAAATTAGGCTTTGCGGTGTATTTTTCATGTGATTGTCAGTTTATCTCAGTTCACCGAATTTGTTTCCGGACTTGGTtattgaagaaaaggaaaaagaaacacagcTGAAACCTGTTCATGCCAGTATTCTGTGTTTCCCTATTGTCAAAGGGAGAAATGGTGGACTTAAATAATCAGGCAAAGAAAGTCTGACATGCCAGAAAGACTATCACGCCTGATAGGGTCACGCTCCTAATAGATCGAGAAAGTCGGACACCTTGTTTGTGTAATAATCCGGCTGAATATCATTTGCCGGGTCTTGAAGAGCAGATAGAGTTGTCACACCTGCAGATGCAGAAGGAGCAATCAAGATATGCACTGAACACGACGAGTGAATTTAGGAAGTTCATTGAAGACTAAAACTAGAAAACCAAAGAGTTTTGGGACGATAGACTTCCCTGCCCGCTAAAGATGGAGTCCCTACCTGAAAGAACAAGCAGAGTCTTGCAGCCAGCATTCTGCCCAAATAAGATATCGGAGTCCAATCGATCACCCACCATGCACATCCTGGGACAATCAATTTGGAACCTGCACCAGGAAAGGCTGCACATTCAGCGTCTTAACGATGACTCCCGCTCCACTAGCATTTCAAAAGTTTCTATACAATGGATGAAATTCAATTTGACGTTCCATAACCCAGCATTAGCGGACTCCTTTGTCTATATTTTTACAAATCTAAAATCATATGGATAGGACAATAAGGAGATTCGATcatgagaaagaaagagaagagttCTGTCccagtaattttttttacttctttagTAAAAACTCCATCATGAAGGTTGATGGCTTCCCAACCACTATAGGCTCCTTCTGAGTTGAACTGCAGATGGCTGCAACCATACAGCCAGCACCTGAAAGCCAAATATGAATTAGCTCTCAATGTTAACGATACTTTCCTGCCATTTAGCGATAGACAGAGATGAATACCAGGCCATTCTTGTAAATCAGTCATGTGTGCTACTGCATCTCGATTTGTCGCAATAAAAAGGCATCCTGGATTCTCACGGATGCAGAGAGTTCCATACCTACCATATGATTGCCCATTACTTTAGAACGAAAGGGAAAGCCAAGCATGAATTTGAAACTCAGAGCATCATTATATGCATCAAAGATCACGTTTCACTGCACAGTGTGAATCAGGGCAAGCTGTTCCAGCATCTTCCTCATCCAAGTACAAGGATTTCAAGATGGACAAAGAACTGGTGTACGACAAAACCTGTGGCAATTATACTCGTACTCTTAATATGACTTTCAGCAGAACGCAAAAGGAGTTCTCGAACACTGCCAATTCCCATCATGTAAAGACTTCACAGTAGATGCATCAACGTAAACAACAGAAGCAATTCATCATGTCATTTCATAGTTATTGATGTAATTGCAATAAGAACTTTTCAGCATTTTCTGTTACTACAAAGTGAGAAGTCATGTCCTGGAAAACTTTCAAGAACATTGAAAGAACAGTCCAGATATGTGAATAGTAAGATGAACAAAAGATTTAGAGTTTCTCACTGAAGCTTGTAGTAGTTGATGAAGGGGTCAAGCCCAACCACGACTGCTCCAACCTAAAAGAAGAAGTTGCAAGTTCCTTCTTAGAGCAGCAAACCTAGAAGAGAAAACATACAAGACCTGAATAGCTATTACACTCTTGTCATGTTCAAAAAGGCAATTTGATTTCCACTCCGCTGTCTTTTTGCCATCTTCCTGCAAATGAAGTCTTCGATGTCACTAGTCAGTGTGAAAGAGCCCTTTTCTCCCATTATTTCGCTACCTGATTTCTTGATGTATAAAAGCAATAACGGATAGCTCAAAAGCACATTTCAAGTAACGACATCGTCTCCTTTTCACTTAAAACATCATGTAGGTGAACAAGGTTCTCACCGGACCTCCAAGGCCAGTATATCCAGCAAGCTGGAGTTCCTCTATAATGCCTTCGCCACCAATCACATAAACCTGAACGACATGTTGAAAACTAACCATTAGCAAAATGGATGACTTGTATGAATAGGACTGAAGCAaaattccctctttttcttGTCAATAAACAGAAGAGCAATGCAAGTTAGTGGTGACTAGAATGTCCATATTCCACAACACACACTGACGAATGGAACAGTTAAGCCTTTGACATGACATGGAATCAATAACATGGATCTTCTTATATGATCGAGCTCCCCTAATGCCATATTCTcctaaaaaattgtatttttctgGGACAAAGCTTTGGTCTGTTTGCTCCAAGCAACTTCCACAGAGTCACATTTCTTTGTGAAGTGCTTCCACAAAGTCATATTACTATCGAAGAACCTCTATGAACCAACTGCGATGTCACATTTTTGctactttttttggtaaaatctcGCAAACCACTTCCATTCCAAGATGTCTTTATGCCGTACTAGCATTCCGTATGCTACACGCTAGGCCTATTCAAGTCGTAACACTCGACTAGAAATTACAAATTTCCCGCCTTATCTAACAACTACGACTATCGGCCTATCAGGATTGCGCAAACGTTCTCACTCATAAATTAGCCGAAGGTCACTTCAACAGTTTTGTTCTAATCATTGAACTTAGCGTCTAGCGATTAATACGCCTCAAATAGAGAATGCACTATGCTTTCAGACAGGAGAACCACGAGAAGAAGCGTCACCTTCTTGTCCTGAGGAAAATCATTGACCTTCAGATACATGGCGGCCGCGAACGACGACGAGAAGATCTCATCCTGCGACCAAAAACCACTCCCAGATTTCGAAACCCCGCATTCGATCGACAACCAACAGCAAAAGAAGAGCAACGGAAACGAACCTCGCTCACGGAAATCCCGAGAGAACCGAATTTCTTGGCGTTCTCCCTCCTCGACTTCCTCGAGTTGTTCGTCACGAACACCAGCTTCTTCCCCTGCCAAATTCCCACACGCCGACAACAACCTCGGAATTTTCAAACGACACACAAGCAAATGATGAACGAGACAGGAACAGAGAGAAAGCGCAACGGTTTACTTTGGATCGGAGCAAGTCGAGAGTCTGAGAAACGCCGTCGATGAGCTTGTCTCCCTTCCAGATGACACCTGGCGACGACGAAGGAAACACGCGACCGGATCAGCCAAATTTCAAACGCGACGAAATGGTCCGAGGAAGTGGCGTCGGAGCCGGACCCTCGCAGTCGAAGAGGAAGGCGTCCACGGAGTCGAAGAGTTCTCGGAAGTTGCCGGAGGAGAGCGGCGGCGCCGCCGCGCCGGTGGTCGAGCTCTCGACTTCCAttgcttccttcttcttcttcgacgaTGGGGGACAAGTGGCGGAATTCGATTCTGCCCGCGCGTGCGTGCGTGCGGTTCGTCGAATGAGACCGAGGCATATGCTTTGGTGGCGTTTTTCTTATGCTAATAGTAAAACTTTCATTGGACAAAAATTCTTAAAGTTGATAGACACGTTTTCCTCTTACCAATTTTCGCCTCACCGAAAAATTCAAAACCCAAACCAAATACCCTTTGTTACCAGCTTGGGATATGATGTGGAGGAATACATTTTAGTTAGGAAAATTACAACCAAATTGTgcaaatgacaattttttaatttgatcaatttagtgctaaattttttgacaatttgttaatttagtcattcctatcagttttaattgaaaatcacGGATTACATGCCGATTATATCACATAGAGCCACTAGGattgacataaacaatttttataatccttTGTAATTACTACAGACAAGGCTCGTTGTCCGAGCTACTACATAGGATACCCTCACTAATGGTTGACAAAGGTTTGTAAGCCCTCACTGACcacaatgacaaaaaaaaaaaaattaacaaaattaaaataataataataattgtgtTGACGTTAGCTGTGCCACTTAAAATGATCAATTTCATATCAACGATTTTTTGTCAACAATGAtcgaaatgattaaattggaaaattgttaaaaaggtttaaaactagattgcccaaataaaaatgatttacaataactttatgactttttctataagtttttcttttagttagGAAAACCAATATGGgatttttcatgagacaaaatttaattcaagtaaatgtgtcataaaaATACTAGTTTAGGAATTTCTTATATAATGGAAAGTAGTTTGATGGTAAGTGTGTCATAAGATACTAGTatgagatttttaataatattcacTCTTTTTTCGTGTCGAAGTCAATTGTCGTTTAAAGGCATCTCCAAACTTACTAGTGGTGCAAAAAGTATGAAGATCCTAAATTTGGTTCACGGTTGAACTAAGAAATTGCAATAATCATAACCTGATGATATCGCGTCACTCATTTAAAAGATGTAGCATCTTCTAGTATGCTTTATATATTGCATGTTGAGTCATCAGTTATGCAAATGATGAGCAATTAGGTCAGTTCAAtccaaaaataaactaaattggtCTTGCCTAATCAGGTACTAACCCGTTCACATGAACCAAATAGGCTCCGGGGTAAAAAAATTGGGACACTAACCTTTACTAGTTCAATTCCCAATTCTATATCGCAAATCATCAAGGCCGAttttagcttctttttcttttttattatacgTTGGAGATGAGTTTAAAACTTGAGAAGGTTAGAATACACAAATGCCTTAACCACAATGCCATAATTCGTTTACGCGATATATTTCcctaaaataatatttgtttCACTTAAATTTAGGCCCAATTCTTGGATGAACCTAGAATTGGTTCGGCTCCTAATTGCAAAAATCAAGAACCCACTCTAATAGGATAGGTTCTTGACCAAGTATCTGAAGCTCACCCCTTCTAGAATCAATTACCCTAGTAACAAAACTTAATTCCCGACATATGAATAGATGAGATGCTTTAGTTtgatcaaaaataaattagctTTTGTCCTTTCTGTGGTCTAGTTATTTATCACAACATTCGGCCCAACCACAAGGGCCCTTTGCCATGAGGCTTATAATGGGCTCCAAAACTTCTAACCTTCATTTGCAAACTCCTGT
Protein-coding regions in this window:
- the LOC104447514 gene encoding phosphoglycolate phosphatase 2; its protein translation is MEVESSTTGAAAPPLSSGNFRELFDSVDAFLFDCEGVIWKGDKLIDGVSQTLDLLRSKGKKLVFVTNNSRKSRRENAKKFGSLGISVSEDEIFSSSFAAAMYLKVNDFPQDKKVYVIGGEGIIEELQLAGYTGLGGPEDGKKTAEWKSNCLFEHDKSVGAVVVGLDPFINYYKLQYGTLCIRENPGCLFIATNRDAVAHMTDLQEWPGAGCMVAAICSSTQKEPIVVGKPSTFMMEFLLKKFQIDCPRMCMVGDRLDSDILFGQNAGCKTLLVLSGVTTLSALQDPANDIQPDYYTNKVSDFLDLLGA